One Phaseolus vulgaris cultivar G19833 chromosome 4, P. vulgaris v2.0, whole genome shotgun sequence DNA window includes the following coding sequences:
- the LOC137838238 gene encoding uncharacterized protein — MSKVRHGQDKGTWIPSLVRATLDQHWSSTKFQNKSVIAKANRAVEKGASAYCGGSISTAAHFEKMTKELERQPTAWEVVERTKKLKINDKTRDLAEKYKKHREEARQQQMLESASSQNSHVASIDDNEIDIDVVGSGNKKGNVYGLGVLSKRFNSSTNAHSATTSQAPVVHQIEEMREIIQKLNDELMTKRVNDRTLEEKMELLMKSHEEQSERLRKQDEKMQLILQHIQMKNPASGSSDPTTSGHHKGDHIRDDSLKED; from the exons ATGAGTAAAGTTAGGCATGGTCAAGATAAGGGGACCTGGATTCCATCACTTGTTCGAGCAACCTTGGACCAGCATTGGAGTTCTACAAAATTCCAGAACAAGAGTGTTATTGCCAAGGCGAATCGGGCTGTTGAGAAGGGAGCCTCAGCCTACTGTGGTGGTTCCATATCTACCGCGGCTCACTTTGAGAAAAtg ACTAAAGAGCTTGAACGACAACCAACTGCTTGGGAGGTTGTAGAGAGAACAAAGAAATTGAAGATCAATGACAAGACTCGCGACCTTGCG GAGAAATATAAGAAACATCGAGAAGAAGCCCGACAACAGCAAATGCTTGAAAGCGCATCTTCGCAAAACTCTCATGTTGCCTCTATTGATGATAATGAAATAGACATCGATGTTGTTGGAAGTGGAAATAAAAAAGGGAATGTCTATGGTCTTGGTGTATTGAGCAAAAGGTTTAATAGTTCAACAAATGCTCACTCTGCTACTACAAGTCAAGCTCCAGTAGTCCATCAAATAGAAGAAATGCGTGAGATTATTCAAAAGCTAAATGATGAACTTATGACAAAACGTGTCAATGATCGGACACTTGAAGAAAAGATGGAGCTATTGATGAAAAGTCATGAAGAGCAAAGTGAACGCTTGCGCAAACAAGATGAGAAGATGCAACTCATCCTCCAACACATTCAAATGAAAAATCCCGCATCAGGCTCTTCAGATCCTACTACCAGTGGACATCATAAAGGAGACCACATTAGAGATGACAGTTTAAAAGAAGATTAG
- the LOC137837141 gene encoding uncharacterized protein → MEIPEGRKWMYKRLDRNKHLIEEFREGVYEFLQYVISQEKFQEQGEMLRCPCIKCSCKVFKYVDQVGWDLYQEGFMPNYYWWTNHGEELPQSPPMDVASSCYGTCEQREELGRFHQMVMDHVGPSNAHCMQPESVIGSEYMEENPDLETRNFFNMLAAAQAPLWEGCENHSELSASLEALSLKSDYNMSEGCFNRMVQLMGKTMPKDHRMVNNFFQAKKSVEKLGLGCTKIDCCPKGCMLYYREHCHKSITNCFICGMERYKTVTRRGIEKKIVVKKMWYFPIIPRLRRLYSSMATAPHMRWIVRIKGTRLFCLIHLMEKLGSILI, encoded by the coding sequence ATGGAAATCCCAGAAGGTAGAAAGTGGATGTATAAAAGATTGGACAGAAACAAACATCTAATAGAGGAATTTAGAGAAGGAGTGTATGAGTTCCTACAATATGTTATTAGTCAAGAAAAGTTTCAAGAACAAGGTGAAATGTTAAGATGTCCTTGTATTAAATGTAGTTGTAAAGTTTTCAAGTATGTGGATCAAGTTGGGTGGGATCTTTATCAAGAGGGATTCATGCCTAATTATTATTGGTGGACAAATCATGGTGAAGAATTGCCACAATCTCCCCCAATGGATGTTGCGAGTTCATGTTATGGAACTTGTGAACAAAGAGAAGAATTAGGTCGTTTCCATCAAATGGTAATGGATCATGTGGGGCCCTCAAATGCACATTGCATGCAACCAGAGAGTGTTATCGGATCTGAGTACATGGAGGAAAATCCTGATCTTGAAACTCGAAATTTTTTTAACATGCTTGCTGCTGCACAAGCACCCTTGTGGGAAGGATGCGAGAATCACTCAGAATTGTCAGCTTCTTTGGAAGCTCTAAGCTTGAAATCTGATTATAATATGTCTGAAGGTTGTTTCAATAGAATGGTCCAACTTATGGGGAAGACTATGCCCAAAGATCATCGAatggttaataattttttccaaGCTAAGAAGTCAGTGGAAAAATTGGGTTTGGGTTGTACGAAAATTGATTGTTGTCCAAAAGGATGCATGTTGTATTATAGGGAACATTGTCATAAAAGTATAACTAATTGCTTTATTTGTGGAATGGAGCGATATAAGACAGTCACTAGGAGGggaattgaaaagaaaattgttGTTAAGAAAATGTGGTACTTTCCCATCATTCCTAGACTTAGAAGGTTATACTCTTCAATGGCAACTGCACCTCACATGAGATGGATAGTGAGAATCAAAGGGACTCGTCTATTTTGTCTCATCCATCTGATGGAGAAGCTTGGAAGCATTTTGATATAA